The Tardiphaga alba genome includes a window with the following:
- the soxC gene encoding sulfite dehydrogenase codes for MTDLTSGKTLNRRRFLGAAGLAGAGAALSGVPAIAGETAKSEALITDVQDWQRYLGEGVDKHPYGVPSKFEKNVIRRDVPWLTASAESSVNFTPLHELDGIITPSGLCFERHHGGVAEINPADHRLMINGLVDKPLVFTMDDIKRMPRVNKVYFLECAANSGMEWRGSQLNGCQFTHGMIHNVMYTGVPLKVLLDEAGLKPNAKWLMLEGADSSGMNRSLPIEKALNDVILAFAMNGEALRPEQGYPLRAVIPGWEGNLWVKWLRRVEAGDQPWQTREETSKYTDLLANGTSRKHTFVMDAKSVVTNPSPQAPLKHKGRNVLSGLAWSGRGTVKRVDVSLDGGRNWQTARIDGPVFDKSVVRFYVDFEWNGQELMIQSRAIDSTGYVQPSKDELRKVRGVNSIYHNNGIQTWLVRSGGETENVEIG; via the coding sequence ATGACTGATCTAACCTCAGGGAAAACGCTCAACCGCCGCCGCTTTCTCGGCGCGGCCGGTTTGGCTGGCGCCGGCGCGGCGCTGTCAGGCGTTCCCGCAATCGCCGGCGAGACGGCGAAATCCGAAGCGCTGATCACGGACGTGCAGGATTGGCAGCGCTATCTCGGCGAAGGCGTCGATAAGCATCCTTACGGTGTGCCGTCCAAGTTCGAAAAGAACGTGATCCGTCGTGACGTGCCGTGGCTCACGGCATCTGCGGAATCCTCGGTCAATTTCACGCCGCTCCATGAGCTTGACGGCATCATCACGCCATCCGGTCTCTGCTTCGAACGTCATCATGGCGGCGTCGCCGAGATCAATCCGGCAGATCATCGCTTGATGATCAATGGATTGGTGGACAAGCCGCTCGTCTTCACCATGGACGACATCAAGCGGATGCCGCGCGTCAACAAGGTGTATTTCCTCGAATGCGCCGCCAATTCCGGCATGGAATGGCGCGGCAGCCAGCTCAATGGCTGCCAGTTCACGCACGGCATGATCCACAATGTCATGTATACCGGCGTGCCGCTGAAGGTGCTGCTTGATGAAGCCGGGCTGAAGCCGAATGCCAAATGGCTGATGCTGGAAGGCGCGGACTCCTCCGGCATGAACCGCTCGCTCCCGATCGAGAAGGCGCTGAACGACGTCATACTTGCCTTCGCCATGAATGGCGAGGCGCTGCGGCCGGAGCAGGGCTATCCGTTGCGTGCGGTCATTCCCGGCTGGGAAGGCAATCTGTGGGTCAAATGGCTGCGCCGCGTCGAGGCCGGCGACCAGCCATGGCAGACGCGTGAAGAGACGTCGAAATATACGGATCTCCTCGCCAACGGTACGTCGCGCAAACATACATTCGTGATGGATGCGAAATCCGTCGTTACCAATCCGTCGCCGCAGGCGCCGCTGAAGCACAAGGGGCGCAACGTGCTCAGCGGTCTTGCCTGGTCCGGCCGCGGAACGGTCAAGCGCGTCGATGTCTCGCTCGACGGCGGTCGCAACTGGCAGACCGCGCGCATCGACGGCCCCGTCTTCGATAAATCCGTGGTGCGCTTCTATGTCGATTTCGAGTGGAACGGCCAGGAGCTGATGATCCAGTCCCGCGCCATCGATTCCACCGGTTATGTGCAGCCGTCGAAAGACGAGTTGCGCAAGGTACGTGGTGTCAATTCGATCTACCACAATAATGGCATTCAGACCTGGCTGGTGCGTTCAGGCGGGGAGACTGAAAATGTCGAAATCGGCTAG
- a CDS encoding c-type cytochrome, whose translation MSKSASAVALVLTAILLGSIAGEGSAQQVANREVTKPAAKLGLGRPATADEIAAWDTDVRADGRGLPEGKGTVKQGDELFQERCASCHGEFGQGVGRWPVLAGGAGTLKADRPDKTVGSFWPDASTVFDYIKRAMPYGNAQSLTNDEVYALTAYLLSMNDVVKDENFELSHKNFTSIKMPNASAFFEDDRETSEKQFWNKNPCMKDCRPAPKVTGRAMSIDVTPDGKSGPKVE comes from the coding sequence ATGTCGAAATCGGCTAGTGCTGTAGCGCTCGTGCTGACGGCCATCCTGCTCGGCAGCATCGCCGGTGAAGGATCGGCACAGCAGGTTGCGAACCGCGAGGTGACTAAGCCCGCTGCGAAACTCGGGCTCGGGCGTCCTGCGACGGCCGATGAGATCGCCGCCTGGGACACGGATGTGCGGGCCGATGGCCGTGGCCTTCCAGAGGGCAAGGGGACGGTGAAGCAGGGCGACGAACTGTTTCAGGAGCGATGCGCATCCTGTCATGGCGAATTCGGACAAGGCGTTGGCCGCTGGCCGGTTCTCGCGGGTGGCGCGGGCACGCTGAAGGCGGACCGGCCGGACAAGACCGTGGGCTCGTTCTGGCCGGATGCATCGACCGTGTTCGACTATATCAAGCGTGCCATGCCCTATGGCAACGCGCAGTCGCTTACCAATGATGAAGTCTACGCATTGACGGCCTACCTGCTCAGCATGAACGATGTCGTCAAGGACGAGAATTTCGAGCTGAGCCACAAGAATTTCACCTCGATCAAGATGCCGAACGCGTCGGCCTTCTTCGAGGATGACCGCGAGACGTCCGAAAAGCAGTTCTGGAACAAGAACCCCTGCATGAAGGATTGCCGGCCCGCGCCGAAAGTCACCGGGCGTGCGATGTCGATCGACGTCACACCCGATGGCAAGTCGGGCCCCAAGGTCGAGTGA
- a CDS encoding c-type cytochrome, with protein MTFRSSLLAVSLILFATDAMAQDVAAGEKSFNKCRACHQVGETAKNTVGPILNGLFGRKSGTVAGYNYSEANKSSGLTWDDAVFTDYIKDPKGKMPGTKMSFAGIKNEQEIKDLTAFLKQFGADGKKGG; from the coding sequence ATGACATTTCGTTCTTCGCTGCTCGCTGTCTCGCTGATCTTATTCGCCACCGACGCCATGGCGCAGGATGTCGCTGCTGGCGAAAAATCCTTCAACAAATGCCGTGCCTGCCATCAGGTCGGCGAGACCGCGAAGAACACTGTCGGGCCAATCCTCAACGGATTGTTCGGCCGCAAATCGGGCACCGTGGCGGGCTACAATTATTCGGAAGCAAACAAGAGTTCCGGCCTCACCTGGGATGACGCTGTGTTCACCGACTATATCAAGGACCCGAAGGGCAAGATGCCAGGTACCAAGATGAGCTTTGCCGGCATCAAGAACGAGCAGGAGATCAAGGATCTCACCGCGTTTCTTAAGCAGTTTGGTGCGGACGGCAAGAAGGGCGGCTGA
- a CDS encoding methyl-accepting chemotaxis protein, whose product MLANLSLKARITAALVVSAAATALALLLGAMWIIGGIVDRADRSELQSNYDALQSRLLQEARRAAAMSAVVATIPAAQQAVARNDREALQQLFGPGFARLKSDYGVDQFQFHTPAGLSQFRVHQPAKFGDDLTGFRKTVVVANSSMKPVVGLEGGVAGLGIRGVVPVADKGKHLGTVEFGLTFGQGFFDEFKRDRGVDVAFYLADKDGFKTFGGTLNKTSFFDTAAYRSATAGSFVIRPGELNKTPVVALLGPVKDFSGQSIGAVEIVMDNSEYMASIAQARLLAACMAAICLILAATGGLLIARSISRPILAITHAMRELADGNLSIALPQRRGTDEVGQMAQAVEIFKQNAIRVSHFQTEQDANNARVEQEKRAIFTALADNFESNVRKVVDHVSSAATEMQHTAQSMSAVVEQCRVQSNEVSDASVSATDNVQTVAAASEELSSSIAEINRQLAQSSAAVGKAADSGRRSNARMQSLAAAAEKIGEVIALINHIASQTNLLALNATIESARAGEAGKGFAVVAGEVKSLATQTAKATEDIRAQIASIQDETKAAVDEIQAVCVTIDEVDKISSIIAAAIEEQGAATQEIARNVNQAAARTDDVSRNISSVTSGISTTGIAAHDVLGSATKLAAQSETLRGEVDRFLASIRAA is encoded by the coding sequence ATGCTTGCCAATCTGAGCCTGAAGGCCCGTATCACCGCAGCACTTGTGGTATCCGCCGCAGCGACAGCACTCGCTTTGCTCCTGGGAGCCATGTGGATCATCGGCGGCATCGTCGACCGCGCCGATCGCAGCGAACTGCAGAGCAATTACGATGCCCTGCAATCACGCCTGCTTCAGGAAGCACGCCGGGCGGCAGCAATGAGCGCGGTGGTGGCGACGATTCCTGCGGCGCAGCAGGCGGTGGCACGCAATGATCGTGAGGCATTGCAGCAACTGTTCGGGCCGGGCTTCGCCCGACTCAAATCCGACTACGGCGTCGACCAGTTTCAATTCCATACACCGGCCGGACTATCGCAGTTCCGGGTACATCAGCCGGCCAAGTTCGGCGACGACCTCACGGGCTTCCGCAAGACGGTGGTCGTGGCCAATTCGAGCATGAAACCGGTGGTGGGCCTTGAGGGCGGCGTGGCCGGCCTCGGCATTCGCGGCGTCGTGCCCGTGGCGGACAAAGGCAAGCATCTCGGCACTGTCGAATTCGGGCTTACATTCGGACAGGGCTTCTTCGATGAGTTCAAGCGCGACCGTGGCGTGGATGTGGCGTTCTATCTCGCCGACAAGGATGGCTTCAAAACCTTCGGCGGCACGCTGAACAAGACCAGCTTCTTCGATACCGCGGCCTATCGCAGCGCCACGGCCGGCAGCTTCGTGATCCGTCCGGGCGAGCTGAACAAGACGCCGGTGGTCGCTCTGCTGGGACCGGTCAAGGATTTCTCCGGCCAATCCATTGGCGCCGTCGAGATCGTCATGGACAACAGCGAATATATGGCCTCGATCGCGCAGGCGCGCTTGCTTGCTGCCTGCATGGCCGCGATCTGCCTGATTCTCGCCGCAACCGGCGGTCTGCTGATCGCGCGCAGCATCTCGCGTCCGATCCTTGCGATCACCCATGCCATGCGCGAACTCGCCGACGGCAACCTGTCGATTGCTCTGCCACAGCGTCGCGGCACGGATGAGGTCGGCCAGATGGCGCAGGCGGTGGAGATCTTCAAGCAGAACGCTATCCGGGTCAGCCATTTCCAGACCGAGCAGGACGCGAACAATGCGCGCGTCGAGCAGGAGAAACGCGCGATCTTTACGGCGCTTGCCGACAATTTCGAAAGCAATGTCCGCAAGGTCGTCGATCACGTGTCATCGGCCGCAACAGAGATGCAGCACACAGCACAATCCATGTCGGCCGTCGTCGAGCAATGCCGCGTGCAATCCAATGAAGTGTCAGACGCCTCGGTGTCGGCGACGGACAATGTGCAGACCGTGGCAGCAGCGTCCGAGGAGCTGTCCTCGTCGATTGCGGAGATCAATCGGCAGCTGGCACAGTCATCGGCTGCCGTCGGCAAGGCCGCCGATAGCGGACGACGCTCCAATGCGCGCATGCAAAGCCTTGCAGCCGCAGCCGAAAAGATCGGCGAAGTCATCGCCCTGATCAATCACATCGCAAGCCAGACCAACCTTCTCGCGCTCAATGCAACGATCGAGTCGGCGCGCGCCGGTGAAGCCGGCAAGGGATTTGCCGTGGTGGCCGGCGAGGTCAAATCACTGGCGACCCAGACCGCCAAGGCGACCGAGGATATCCGTGCCCAGATCGCCTCGATTCAGGACGAAACCAAAGCTGCGGTGGATGAGATCCAGGCAGTCTGCGTCACCATCGACGAAGTCGACAAGATCTCATCGATCATCGCCGCCGCCATCGAGGAACAGGGCGCTGCGACACAGGAGATCGCCCGCAACGTCAATCAGGCCGCCGCGCGTACCGACGATGTCTCGCGCAATATTTCCAGCGTGACGTCGGGGATTTCAACAACCGGCATCGCCGCGCATGACGTCCTGGGCTCGGCGACGAAGCTCGCAGCGCAGTCCGAAACACTGCGCGGCGAGGTCGATCGCTTTCTGGCGAGCATCAGGGCCGCATAA